Sequence from the Thermocoleostomius sinensis A174 genome:
GGGAAGGTGGGGCTAAACTCGCACTCCACATACCCACCACCTGACCAGCGAGAAATCGTGATGCCTTGCTTGGTGTATCGCCACACTTCCGGCACCTGCAACTGCTGATAGATGCCCATTCGACGAGTTGAGGAACTGGTGATGTCCACCTCTACGGCTAAATCTGGAGGCAAATCCTCCGGTAGTTCCGGATCTAGCCCTTGCAGTCGATCGGCATTCTGAATAAAAAAGCAGGAGTCTGGCTCCACGCCCTTCTGCAAATCTTCGCGATCGAGCGTCGTTGAACCATAGCCCTTGATACTCAACCCCAGTTCCTCCACTAGTGCAGTAATAATCAGTTCCAGCAGCCGATTGATAATTTCATGCAGCTTCGACGGCATCTTAATTTCCAACGTCCCCTCGTCATAAGTCAGGCGGGATGCCCGATGATTGCCCAGATCTGCCAGCAATGCCTGATAAGTCTGCCAGCTTACGTTTTCTAGCACCACCTTCTGGGTCACTTTGCCTTGTAGATCGTCTACCTGGAGGTCATCAATTTGAGCCGGAGTTGTCACCATGCCGTTTCTCCATCGCCGTCAGCCTATTTCAACTTTAGCCGACTTGGGTAGTGTTCTAGACCTGTGGATGGTGCTACATAGAAAGACCAAATTCATAACGGTTTACGAATAATCCAATGACAATGTCGTGCATCCACTCCGACTTCGAAAAACATATCGTTTTACGTGCTAATCGTTTAATCCGAGTTCGTAGTGTTAGATGTTTCCGCTCAATCTTCTGGGTGTAATGCTTGCCGATCTCATGCTGGTTCTCCGCCAATATCCGAGTGTATCCACCCCAACCATCTGTGTAGAACCGCTTAATGCCAAAGGGCATCAACAACAGCATTAACGATTCCAGCGCAGCATCGGTGTGGGGAGCCAATACATAAGCCAAAACTTCTCCAGTCCTATGGTCAATTGCATGCCACAACCAGCGTTGCTGTTTCTTGTTGCCCACAAAGCTCCACATTTCATCCATCTCGACTTCATCGACCCGCTTAACCAAAACTTCGATTGCCTTTGACTGAGATGCTTGTTTTAGCAATGTTGGGTTAACCTGCTTCAAGTGCCGGGATTTTTTTTAATTCCTCGATCACCGTTGTCGGGCTAATTTTCAGCACCCGAGCTGTATCCCGGATACCACTGCCATTGACTGCCATGTCCACAATTTGTTGTTTCACCTCTGGCAGGTAGCCTTGGTAGCAATAGTGTCGAATGAAGGTGCTACGGGAGCACTGGGGATTACGACACTTGTAGCGTTGTTTGCCCTCCTGAGATTTGCCATGTTTGACCACATCAGAGCTATTACAAGCAGGACACAAAATAGGTTCTTGAACCATAAAGCATTTGCAGGTAGAGGCAAAACTACTCTATCTCAGTTCCACAGGTCTAGAACATTACCCACCAGTGCCAGAACGCTGATCCAAATTGGCATCGCTCCCTCAAAAATTTTCTCTTGGGCTTCAATGCCACGCCTGGCTCGTACTTGTGAAGCCACATCAACGTTCTTGAACTCGGTAGCACGATGCGTTGCGGTGATATTTTGCCGCGTGAGTCGTTGCAGAGTAATCCGGGTCATCATCCGGTCTGCGGCAGCTAGCTCGCACACCACCTCACAATCCGGAACATCTGAAAGCGCTTGCCAGAGGTAGTAAAGCTGGTGTTCTGGTGAAACAAAGCCAGTGGGTTTGGACCCAGGGCTAAAGCGCCTACAAACTTACCTCGCACTCGCACCCATTGGCGATCGGCTTTGGGATGAGAAGGATGACCGTGTTCGCCTCGAATCAGCACTGAAACGGCATGGAGATCTGCTTGGATCTCTTCTTCCAGGGAGAGACCACCCTTGTTATCCTGCAAGACCAAGCATTGAGGAGGAGGAGGGGGATGCAACGTGTTAAATTGCTGCCATAAGTAATTCCACAGATCATCAGCCGTCATTGGGGAAGCCTGAAGCCCCATACGGGAATTAATCAAATTCTCCCAATGCAGATAGCCGTAACTGAACGCGCGTTCTAGCATTTGCTGGTAGTGTTCATATTCCTTACGCTCCTTCATGCCTTTGAGCGTGTCGTACTGCTCAATCATCCAGGCAAGGAACTTCTCTAACCGATCGGAACTCATTCCTTTACCCGGTTCGATCGTGTATGTCGCAAAGAGGTAGAGCTGTTTCGTTTGTCGTTCACTATTTTCGGTTAGCGATCGCGTGGAACGCTGTTGCGCCAGAAGTAAAAATTGTGTTTCCAAGCTGTCAGTTGCATTGATTAGCGGTTCTAATTCCTGCTGACGCTCCCCATCATCCGCAAACGAATGTAGATGGATACGAAGCCGATCGCCTGAACGAAAGCCTTTCAGTCCAGCTTCGATTCGTGTCAGGGTTGCTTCGGCTTGTTCTCTGGAGAGCATGGTGTGAATGCCTGGTGCTTTAAAGCCAAACACAAAGCTAAATTGTTGTCCTCGTTTGAGCAGGTAAGCGCCGACATTTCGCCCTCGCAGAGCAAGTTTACAAATGCACTCCAAATGCGTTTCGTCTTCAAACGGCTTGAAGTGGTAGCGTTGATTTCCAGTCCGTGGTTTAGTTGTCATCATGGTTCAAACAGCGGGTGTAGCGAACGTGTCCTCGTTTCCAATCTGGGACAGCAACAAACTTGTTCGTGAACTTCCAGGTTTTCTCTCCCACCACAATCCACCAACTACTGATGCCCCAAGCACTCACGACCATGAACACCGCAAAGCCCAGATGTAAAAGGATTTGAGTCAGGAAATACGCGAGAACCAGAATGATACCGGATGGAGCCAGTAGGTTGGCAGGAAGGGGTCCTAGGGTGGGTTGTTGTCCCAGGCTTTGATTTACTAGTCGAAAGGATTGCTCATGTTGCTGGGTCATGATGGCTAGCTCCTGAGAAGGAACGGAAGCATAAGTTTAGCCACCGGCTCCCCCACCTGCACCTCCGCCTGCTCCCCCACCTGCGCCATCTCCAAAGAACAAGGCACTCAATCCCTCTACCAAGACAACAGCCGCTACAATGATGAAGGCATTTTGAGCCAGGGGTTGCCATTGTTCTCCCCGTTGAGCTTGGTAGATGGCAAAGAAGACAGAGCCCACAGCAGACACCCAAATGACAACACGGATTAGCCCAAATAGGAAGGTAATGATCTCACTGTCCAGATATTCCCCGAAGATAGTGTCTACCTCGTCTTCAGCCGTATCGAATATCTGAGCCAGAGCTGGATTGGCGTTAGCAGTGATGTCTAGGAATAGGAGTGTACCCAACAGAAGCCCCAGTGTTCTATACCCTCCCAAGCGTTGAAAACAAGGATGAGAAGCAATCGCTGCTATTCCTTGATTAACAGCACCTGGAAAGCGCAAGCAAAGACAACCGATAGCGACTGCAAAATGAAGTGCCAGTGGAAACTGAAATACCAGAAATAATCCACCAATTCCTAATGACATGAATGCTGGAAGAGACAGCGATCGAACAAAATATCTACCTTTGCTAGAAGGCTTGGGAGAAAAACGAGTATTAATCATATTGAAAATTCCTGAAACGAAAATCAACAATCAAGTTGAAAATCAACACGAATTCACACAAAGCAATGTGTAGCCTTGCATTGAACCTTGTATAGAAAATTCTCCTCACGACCTAACCCGAACTGGGTCGAGCGCAGTCAATCGCAGTAACGATTCAATTCCTCAACCGACAAAAACAAACAAGCTTTCTTTCTTGAGGCGGTCAGCAGCGTAGAGAATTGTACCGGAACACTCAAGATAACCTGCATAGCTGCTACCCCTTCAAATACTCAGATACTTAAAAGGTGGTAGATTGCGCCCTAAACGAAATCAGTCAAATGAGGATGCAGAGAAAAGATAGAATCACGAGAATCCTAGTCGTAACCCTTGAAGCAGTAGGAGCAAAAATCAATGTCCTACGAAAAGCTATTTATGTTGTACTTAAGGTAATAGTCCAACAATTTGCAGCAACCCGCAAGAGACTTTAAACTTACTTAGGAATTCGGTGTACTTTCTTAAAGTCTATGAGCTAACCTGTGGGTTACAGCATCAGTCATGGCTTGGAATATAGCTTCCTCATTCCGAGTTTATGGGGAACAAACGGATCGAGTATGCCAAGCAGCAAGTTTAATCTTGAAGTCTTCTGGTGTAACCAAGCTGGCATCTTTATCCTACGAAGTAGGACAATCCTACAATAAAGTCAATATAAAGTGACCTTAGCTTCCAATCCACGCACCATAGGGTTTCTATAAAATCGCTATCACGTTATTTACTTCCCCAGCAACGAGATTTACGATGACATCAGTTGCACTGATGGATATTCGGCTAGATGTCAAGCTCCAAGAGTAAAGATGGAGGAGCACCTTCCAATCCCAAGCCAGGACAAGATGAGAACCCAGAAGGGGCTTGTCGTCCTACTTTTTATATGAGTACGGATCTGTTAGCTGCGATCGAAGCCCAATCGGTGGCGGAGGATAAAAAACGATCGCCCTTTGTGGCTGAGGTATTAGAGTTCCTGCTGACTTCTCCGGTGGGTGAGCAATTGCGGGAGAATGCTCAGAAACATCGTCGTAGCCTGATGCATGAACTAGAGAGCAGCCTGGTGTTGTTCAATGATCATATTCCAACGGCTCGGATTGTGGAGTTGGCAGAAGCCAGTCAACGACATCCCGATCAGATGCTCGTTCGGCTCATATTGTTAGGACTGCGAGTGTATGAACGGGCGATCGATCGAATGGAAGCAGACATTGAGGGCAGCAACGAGTTGCCTTAATCTTGAAATTGCTTAATCTTTTTCAACAAATATTCCGGATAGTTAAGAATCTTAATGTATCAATAGACAAATGAAAACTACTGATACTCAAAGTCTCATTCATCTGTGAACTACTGACTGAGGTAATTTAGCTCCGTCGCAGAGCGGATTGCCTGATGTTTGCAATTTAAGACAAGTACAGTTTGACAATATCGCTGTGTTTAGCAATTGATACAGCTTGGGGCTTGAGAACTTTGCTTTTCAAGCAAGTTGTTAAGAATTCCGTTTTGCTTGTCTTCGACCGTTCGGATTTTAAACTACGATGGGTCGATATTTGACTAGGCGCTATGTGGCAGTCGATTGGGATGAGGTAGTCAGGTTAGCAGGTCTCGACCAAACGCCGATCGCAGAGATTCGTTACACTGCTGACGCGGAACTGATTCATCGCACTGAGTGGTGGGCATGGTGGTCGGATGAGTTGTTGACAATAGCGATCGGGCTACCAGAATCGCTCCAGCCTGAAGGATTGTCTCCAGATGCAGTAGAGTTGATTACCGACGTTTGGGAAAGTAATTCTCTAGCCCCTCAATGTGAATGGACACTGCTAGCACAGGTGCAACGTATCTTCAACATAGAGTTGGTGGTGCCATCCAGCCAAGGAAGTGATCGATCGCAAACTTGGGAGCGGCTAACAGTTGAACTGGGTAATGGGCAACAGAGAATACTATACCGGGTCTGGATGCGAGCGGATGAAGGGTATTCGTGTCAGATTCGTACAGAACCACCAGAATAACAGAGTGAGTTAGTCAAACTTCTCCAACAGCATAGGCATGACACGCGATCGGGTTGAATGCCAAGATAGTGGAAATTCTAGACCTATCTTCCCTACCCGATTTTTGAAGGAGTTTAAGCATCTTGCTGCCGTCTATTTTTGATACCTGTATTCCCAGAGAAGAGATTCTGGCTGGAGAATTGTCGCTTGATCTCTTTGCCGCGAAACTCCGACTGGTTGTGGAGGGGAGTGCTCCCAAAGTTTATCAAGATCCTCAAGTCTTCTTTGCCAATACGTTCCCCACCGATGGCTTAAAAACCTTGATTTCAGAGGTGTTTGGTCGGTTGATGGGAGCATCCGTTGGTTCCCCGATCATCCGCTTGGAGACTAGCTTTGGGGGTGGGAAAACCCATGATGAAATTGCGCTGTGGCACATTGCCAAGCATGGACGGCACATTGCAGGATTAGAGCGCTTTGTCGAGCATTTGCATTGGATTCCAGACCATCCGATTCAAGTCGCGGCGATCGCCTGTCAGGATCTTGACCCCGTGAATGGAGTTTATCACTCTGAAACCGGCATCACAACTTATACGCTGTGGGGTGAGATTGCCTATCAAATTGGTGGAGTTGAGGGCTATAGCCTGTTGCGGGGATCGGACGAGAAACGGGTCAGCCCTGGCACCGTTGTATTGGAACGATTGACAAAAGGACAACCAACTCTGATTGTGCTCGATGAGATTGCTCGCCATTTACGTGCCGCAAAAGCAACCCCGGTGGGAAATAGCGACTTGGCAGCCCAGGTCGTCGCCTTTTTGTTCTCGCTGATGGATCTGGCGGCAGCTTGCAACAACCTGGTTTTTGTCTATGCCCTGGCTTCGTCCTCCGATAGTTTTGGAGAAGAAACGATCGAGATTCGAGAAGCCATTCAAGCCTCTGCTCGGCAGGAGCGTGTCCTTAGTCCGAGTACAGACGTAGAAATTTACAACATCGTCAAGCAACGAATTTTCAGCAGCGTTAACGATAAAGCAGCAGAAGCAGCGGCACGGGAATACCTGGGAACCTATCGAGCCAGTCGCCTCACGTTGCCAGATGGTTGCAAGGATAGTCATTACGCTCAGGTGATTCAGGACAGTTACCCCTTTCACCCAGAGCTATTCAGCCTGCTGACGAAGAAGATTGCATCCATCCCCAACTTCCAGCGCACGAGAGGGGCTTTGAGACTGTTTGCCAGAGTTGCCCGCTTTCTCTGGAGAGACCCATCTGTGTGGACTCCGTTGATTCATCCTCATTGTTTGCCGGTTGGAGTTGACGAGGAGATCACGAGCGACTTAACCTCTCGCTTGGAGCGTCCTTTGATGCGGTTGCCCATTCAAGCAGATATTTACAATCCAGATGGACGAGAGGCCCACGCTCAACTTCAGGATCAGGAATGGTTGGCGGCAGGCAAACCTCCTTTCTCTAGTTGGGTGAGCAGAACGATTTTCTTGCACTCGATCAACCAGGGAATTACGGCTGGGATTCGCCGTCCTGAATTGAACTTGTCCCTGCTGATACCAGGAGTTGAAGTTGGGTTTATGGATATCGCTTTGGAGCGGCTCAGTTCTGTGGCCTGGTATCTGGACAATGACCCGGTGACTTCGATCGCCCGCTTCAAGGAAGAACCTTCGATCAACAAAATTATTGCTGAAGAAAAGGAGCAAGTCGGGCGCAGTGAGGCAAAGGATGACTTGCGATCGCGCCGTGACACCATCTTTGCTGATAAGTTCTTCAAGCTCATTCCGGCTCCAGAGAGTCCAGGAGATGTGGATGATGTGGCTGAACCCGTTGCGCTTTGTCTGATTGACTTTGACGAGGATACCGTCAAGAGTTCCACCGATGAACCACCTGGAGTCGTAGAGCGCATCTTCAATAACACCGGAGATTCTGGCAAGTTTCGCACGTTTCGCAATCGGCTGCTGTTTCTGGTGGCGAATCGGTATGAGTTGGAACGGGCGATCGAGAATGCCAGGGAGTACCGCGCCGTTAAGAACATCCTCAACTCTGCCAATCGACTAGAAGACCTCTCAGAAAGCCAGCAGAAGCAGCTTAAGGATAAAGCGGGCAGCATGGATCTGAGCGTGCGAGTGTCGCTTACGAATGCTTATCGCCATTTGTTCTACCCGTCCAATGATCCGGTTAAAGCAGCAAAGGGACTGATGCACTATCCCCTTCCAGCTCAAGATGTTGGAGATGTGAAGGGCAAGAATAACCAGCAAGAAGTGATCCTGAAAGCCCTGAAGGATTGCCAGAAGGTGCGCTCGGAGGATGCCCTGCCTTTTGCTCCTGCCTATGTGCTGCAAAAGGTTTGGCCGTCTGGATTGGACTCCTGGACGACAAAGGCACTGCGGGAGGCGTTTGCCAAAGATTTGGGGTTGAATATTTTGCTGGATGCCGAAATCTCAAGACTACGAGATACGATTCGGCAGGGTTTGCAGACGGGGCAATGGGATTTGAAAGTCGGTGAGCGGGTGTTCATCAAAACGGATGAAGGCTTGCCTGCATTGCCAGAGACGATCGAATTTTCCGAGCGCATGGTGCTGTACCGTCGCGGTATTTTGGAACCTCCCAAACCGAGGGAAATTGAATTGAGTGCCCAGGTGATGCCCAGTACCGAAGCGACCAAACCTGTGCGAGTACGTTGGCGGGCACAGGGAGCACTGACCGTTAGTTTGTACCAGGATGGTAACTTGTTGGGGCAAGCTTACCGACCTTCTGATGAGTACGAAGGGACGATCGCTCAAACCACTGTGTTTCGGGTTGTGGCAGACTACGGCAATGGTGAAACCGCACAAGCAGAGACAATGGCAAAGGTTGTGGTTTATAACAACGGCGGCACGGGTGGTAGTCCAACGGTTAGCAACGGTTCCACCCTTTTCGCCATCAAGCCAGAGCAGTTTGATTTGGAAGGAACCCCGAACAGTGTGTTTAGCGGATTAGGCGATCGTGTCCACGATCACAAGGTCAAGGGGATTACGGCGTTAGAACTCTCGGTCAGTCAGGTGATGGATTACCGGAAGCTCACAACCGCCCTGCCTTTACTAGCAAAATTCCCCATCCAGATTGATCAAACCGTCACAATTCAAACCGGAGATCAGTTTGTCCGGCTGGAGTATCAGGGAACGATGCGAGGCTTTCAGAGTTTTTTGACTCCGACCAATGCTTTGTTGAGCAGTCCCGATGTGCAGGCAAATGTCATGCTGAAGCTAGTAGTGGAGTTTCCATCCCCTGTGGAGCCAGAAGGGCAGGAAATTCGAGCGATCGCTCAAACATTGAGTCGAAATCCAGTCGATCGCGTAAACTTGATAGCACGAGTAACATATTAGTTCTGTAGGGCTACTGCCCATTGTCTGTCTGTTGTGTTGCCTCCCGTCTATGCAGGAATTTCAGCTTCGCGTTGTTCCAACTGACAATAACAACTTTGCCCTGGAGTTGTATCAGTGTGCCTATAAGAAGGCAGGCGAGAAGAAGCGCCCTGCGGCGAAGCGGATTGGGCGACTGAGGGGGCAGGCATTAGTACAGGCACGACAGGCAGTTTATGACTGCTTAAAAACAAACGGCTATGATCCAAAAACGTTGACCAGTTCCCGACAGACCCCTTATACCCTGAGTGAGGAATCGGGGGTGAATTTGGCTTTACTGTTTCAGACCTTGCAACCACTCTCGAAGCCTGAGCGAATTGCCAATATTGCTGCTGGGGTGCGATCGATGAGCAATGAGGAATCGCACTATTGGTTTGCGAAGGTATCGAATGGCAAGCGGAGCCAAGCATTAAGAGCAATTCGGGTATTGCTAGGAGATTGAGCCATCAACTACCGTCGTATTCTGTCCAAGTAGACTTCAACGAATGGCATATTCTTTCCAGGGAATAGCGTGAATTGGCACTCTTGCCAGAAAACGAGTAATGTCTTTACGTCCGTAGTAGGTTGGAATTCCCACGGAATCCTGTGCCATCAGCACTATGGGTATTCCTGGGAAATAGGGTTGAAAGGATCGAACCATCCGCTCTGCCTCAGATGATTGATTAAGGATGTGTCTTTTAACGATCACGATAGCAAAAGTAACCCCTTGCTCTTTAAGCATCGCACCTTGAAATTTCATTCATACCTCCTTGACAAAAACATTCCATAGTGGCGGCTGGAAACTTTTGACGACTATTGAGTAGAGGAGTGGCACGAGTTCAAAAAGTTGATGCCACTCCTCCACCGACCAATAATCCAATCTGAGCTATTTAGAGCCTTTGTGTTTTGTTGGATCAACGAGACGGTAACGTTGACCTGCCTGTGGAGTGGGAGGCAAAGGTTCACCCTTAGTGACCGTCCTTTCCTCTCCGGTGCCACCACCACGGGAACCCGTAATCTCGTATTGCCCGGAGCGTTGAGCAATTTCGCCAGGACGCTTCAGTTCTTCAGGCATCGTAATTCTCCTAAATTGAGAGTAAGTTATCAAACTAAACAAATTTTGTCTCGTTCGATATTCATACGCTAGCATAGAAAAAAGAAAAGTTGTCAAATTCGGATAGGATGGTTTTGGATGCGTTTGATTATCGAAAGTCAGGAGGGTCATGAATTATGCAGAACTAGGTCGCCGGATTCGCCAAGCTAGAGAGGAGGCTACCTTGTCTCAAGATGTTGTGGCACAGCATCTTGGATTGACTCGTTCTGCTGTGTCGTTAATTGAAAGCGGCAAACGGAAGGTAGATAGTCTAGAGCTTCGTTCTTTTTCTCAGTTAGTTGGTAGGAGCGTTGCCTTCTTCCTGGATGATGAAACAGCTACAGTTAAGGCTCAGTCTTTAGATGACGAAGATCCAACCCAGATTCTTTTCAGCGCCAATCAGGTTGTAGATATTTCACAGGATCGTTCTCAAATCGAACGATTCGCACAGTTTCATCGAGAGTTCGTGCATCTTGCTCGAATGCTAAACCGAATGCCAGGTCAATGTTCTACTCAGCCGCGTTATAACGTCTACAAGCCGACTCCAGCGGCTGCAAGATGGATGGCAAATCAGGAACGTGCTCGGTTAGGATTGCCGCTTTCTAGTCCTATCCAGGATATGCGGAGCATCCTGCAAAGCCAGGGTGTGAGAGTCATGGGATGGGAGCTGGTCACACCAAAGCTCGGAGGATGTTTTATTTTTTCGCCAACGCTTGGTTCATTTGTCCTGGTTAAACGCAAT
This genomic interval carries:
- a CDS encoding Uma2 family endonuclease, with amino-acid sequence MVTTPAQIDDLQVDDLQGKVTQKVVLENVSWQTYQALLADLGNHRASRLTYDEGTLEIKMPSKLHEIINRLLELIITALVEELGLSIKGYGSTTLDREDLQKGVEPDSCFFIQNADRLQGLDPELPEDLPPDLAVEVDITSSSTRRMGIYQQLQVPEVWRYTKQGITISRWSGGGYVECEFSPTFPMISPAVLAEFVQQRQTTDDIGVVRYVRAWIRDWQQNEANSSET
- a CDS encoding IS1 family transposase (programmed frameshift) gives rise to the protein MVQEPILCPACNSSDVVKHGKSQEGKQRYKCRNPQCSRSTFIRHYCYQGYLPEVKQQIVDMAVNGSGIRDTARVLKISPTTVIEELKKIPALLKQVNPTLLKQASQSKAIEVLVKRVDEVEMDEMWSFVGNKKQQRWLWHAIDHRTGEVLAYVLAPHTDAALESLMLLLMPFGIKRFYTDGWGGYTRILAENQHEIGKHYTQKIERKHLTLRTRIKRLARKTICFSKSEWMHDIVIGLFVNRYEFGLSM
- a CDS encoding ATP-binding protein, coding for MLPSIFDTCIPREEILAGELSLDLFAAKLRLVVEGSAPKVYQDPQVFFANTFPTDGLKTLISEVFGRLMGASVGSPIIRLETSFGGGKTHDEIALWHIAKHGRHIAGLERFVEHLHWIPDHPIQVAAIACQDLDPVNGVYHSETGITTYTLWGEIAYQIGGVEGYSLLRGSDEKRVSPGTVVLERLTKGQPTLIVLDEIARHLRAAKATPVGNSDLAAQVVAFLFSLMDLAAACNNLVFVYALASSSDSFGEETIEIREAIQASARQERVLSPSTDVEIYNIVKQRIFSSVNDKAAEAAAREYLGTYRASRLTLPDGCKDSHYAQVIQDSYPFHPELFSLLTKKIASIPNFQRTRGALRLFARVARFLWRDPSVWTPLIHPHCLPVGVDEEITSDLTSRLERPLMRLPIQADIYNPDGREAHAQLQDQEWLAAGKPPFSSWVSRTIFLHSINQGITAGIRRPELNLSLLIPGVEVGFMDIALERLSSVAWYLDNDPVTSIARFKEEPSINKIIAEEKEQVGRSEAKDDLRSRRDTIFADKFFKLIPAPESPGDVDDVAEPVALCLIDFDEDTVKSSTDEPPGVVERIFNNTGDSGKFRTFRNRLLFLVANRYELERAIENAREYRAVKNILNSANRLEDLSESQQKQLKDKAGSMDLSVRVSLTNAYRHLFYPSNDPVKAAKGLMHYPLPAQDVGDVKGKNNQQEVILKALKDCQKVRSEDALPFAPAYVLQKVWPSGLDSWTTKALREAFAKDLGLNILLDAEISRLRDTIRQGLQTGQWDLKVGERVFIKTDEGLPALPETIEFSERMVLYRRGILEPPKPREIELSAQVMPSTEATKPVRVRWRAQGALTVSLYQDGNLLGQAYRPSDEYEGTIAQTTVFRVVADYGNGETAQAETMAKVVVYNNGGTGGSPTVSNGSTLFAIKPEQFDLEGTPNSVFSGLGDRVHDHKVKGITALELSVSQVMDYRKLTTALPLLAKFPIQIDQTVTIQTGDQFVRLEYQGTMRGFQSFLTPTNALLSSPDVQANVMLKLVVEFPSPVEPEGQEIRAIAQTLSRNPVDRVNLIARVTY
- a CDS encoding DUF7680 family protein — its product is MQEFQLRVVPTDNNNFALELYQCAYKKAGEKKRPAAKRIGRLRGQALVQARQAVYDCLKTNGYDPKTLTSSRQTPYTLSEESGVNLALLFQTLQPLSKPERIANIAAGVRSMSNEESHYWFAKVSNGKRSQALRAIRVLLGD
- a CDS encoding YjzC family protein — translated: MPEELKRPGEIAQRSGQYEITGSRGGGTGEERTVTKGEPLPPTPQAGQRYRLVDPTKHKGSK